The following coding sequences lie in one Candidatus Nitrospira allomarina genomic window:
- a CDS encoding endonuclease/exonuclease/phosphatase family protein: MAKAFSVASWNVEHFGAMHKNKGKPKKPIGPIIEFLAQQHADVVAVYEVVGSTVYDTIVTVMPDYQFHITEGPQAQEILIGVKRTFSSFYTQRLEFKSGVSVLRPGSLLTIQVDGKAYPLLFLHLKSLTEPRGFGLRDDQTERALKLRKVLDKASCSEGQANYIFLGDLNTMGMNLTFSTKDVSADEEVQRLQKRVKNRKMQVLDKSYPETYWPGSKSSYSPGNLDHVVAADHMRFKAFGAAHIDIRGWPQETTPEKRDAWTRKYSDHALLYFEVQKV; encoded by the coding sequence ATGGCCAAAGCATTCTCCGTTGCGTCTTGGAATGTGGAGCATTTCGGGGCGATGCACAAAAATAAGGGTAAGCCGAAAAAACCGATAGGCCCCATCATCGAGTTTCTAGCCCAACAACATGCTGATGTGGTCGCGGTCTACGAAGTCGTGGGCTCGACGGTCTATGATACCATCGTGACGGTGATGCCGGATTACCAGTTTCATATTACGGAGGGGCCTCAGGCACAGGAAATTTTGATAGGTGTGAAGCGAACCTTCTCGAGTTTTTATACTCAACGGCTGGAGTTTAAATCGGGGGTATCCGTACTGCGGCCTGGTTCCTTGCTTACGATTCAAGTGGATGGGAAAGCCTATCCCCTTTTATTTTTGCATTTAAAAAGTCTAACGGAACCTCGAGGATTTGGCTTGCGGGACGATCAGACCGAACGGGCGCTCAAATTGCGAAAAGTCCTGGATAAGGCATCGTGCAGTGAGGGCCAGGCGAATTATATTTTTCTGGGGGATCTCAACACGATGGGGATGAATCTGACGTTTAGCACGAAGGATGTCAGTGCAGACGAGGAAGTCCAACGTCTCCAGAAACGGGTGAAAAACCGGAAGATGCAGGTACTCGACAAGTCTTATCCGGAGACCTATTGGCCGGGTTCGAAGTCCTCTTACTCACCGGGCAACCTTGATCATGTTGTCGCGGCGGACCATATGCGGTTTAAGGCCTTTGGAGCAGCCCATATCGATATCCGCGGGTGGCCGCAAGAAACGACTCCTGAGAAACGAGATGCGTGGACCAGGAAATATTCCGACCACGCGCTTCTGTATTTCGAAGTCCAGAAAGTGTAG
- a CDS encoding class I SAM-dependent methyltransferase — MMRIRLQLFSNISQIFVLGLLGPFTLAGFMAIDSSWGAEADKERWNKKYETENYLFGRDPIPFLTDHVDLLPKGAALDLAMGEGRNGVFLATKGFQVTGVDISEAGFKKARALAAEKGVKLTTVVADLEQYTIPQNSYDVIICTYFLQRDLFPKITAALKPGGVVLIETYTVDHLQYRPQFNRTFLLERNELLTLLPALRVLRYQEVDTGDAAFASILAQKPLQATQQ; from the coding sequence ATGATGAGAATTCGCTTACAGCTATTCTCAAATATTTCCCAAATATTTGTCCTGGGGCTTCTGGGTCCATTCACACTTGCTGGATTCATGGCCATTGACTCCTCATGGGGAGCCGAAGCAGACAAGGAGCGATGGAATAAGAAATATGAAACCGAGAACTATCTATTCGGACGTGACCCCATCCCGTTTTTAACGGACCATGTCGATCTTCTACCCAAGGGGGCTGCCCTTGACCTGGCCATGGGTGAAGGACGCAACGGGGTCTTTTTAGCCACAAAAGGCTTTCAGGTCACCGGGGTCGATATTTCAGAGGCGGGTTTCAAAAAAGCCCGGGCCCTCGCTGCCGAGAAAGGCGTGAAACTGACCACCGTCGTCGCCGACCTGGAACAATACACCATTCCCCAGAATTCCTACGATGTGATTATCTGTACTTATTTCCTGCAGCGCGATCTCTTCCCAAAAATTACTGCTGCCCTCAAGCCCGGCGGGGTGGTCCTGATCGAAACCTATACGGTTGATCATTTGCAATACCGCCCACAATTTAACAGAACCTTCCTCCTGGAGCGGAATGAATTACTGACGTTGCTCCCTGCGCTACGAGTGTTGCGTTATCAAGAAGTCGATACAGGAGATGCAGCCTTTGCCAGCATCCTGGCACAAAAACCCCTACAGGCCACACAGCAATAA